From Pseudobdellovibrionaceae bacterium, a single genomic window includes:
- a CDS encoding M23 family metallopeptidase, with protein MHLLNLRLLIILFSCSVTLSLGLPSALAKPHRAKKPVPSKYLTKADKDQVLWPRIKSGETVYSLMRRYGFTERSIATVLGENLFPKSFTLVPGSVYKVTRLAQPSRTELKFYDPDQDNSFVVWQEAEAAGSGVQSEEYEVRTKELVGKVRGSLIESITKHVPDKWVAYRFMDAYLLDFNLQKVLQRNAHYRLVYEEKYDGDRLVKYGEVLETELEIGGKKHQRKFVRFEGGGSYVGPDGLGHERPLYSPVAYQHYSSLYKPRRFHPIKKRRQAHLGLDFELPAGHAVYTVQSGRVLRTGKNRAAGNFVVVRHQNGLESYYNHLQSISPEVKKGRQVFNGQKLGTIGCTGYCTKAHLHFAVKKAGRYLNPAKYLKPFPYKGQRLVGQQLARFDE; from the coding sequence ATGCACCTGCTGAACTTGCGACTGTTGATCATCCTTTTTTCCTGTTCTGTTACACTGTCTCTTGGTTTGCCTTCGGCGCTGGCCAAGCCTCATCGCGCTAAAAAACCCGTGCCCTCCAAATACCTCACAAAAGCCGACAAGGATCAAGTGCTCTGGCCTCGTATCAAATCCGGCGAAACCGTATACTCACTCATGAGGCGCTATGGATTTACTGAGCGGTCCATTGCCACCGTGCTCGGCGAAAACCTTTTCCCCAAGAGCTTCACCCTGGTCCCGGGTTCAGTTTACAAAGTGACCCGCTTGGCCCAACCCTCGCGGACAGAGCTCAAGTTTTATGATCCTGACCAGGACAACTCTTTTGTTGTGTGGCAGGAGGCCGAAGCCGCAGGCTCCGGCGTACAGAGCGAGGAGTACGAAGTTCGCACCAAAGAACTTGTTGGCAAAGTGCGCGGCTCACTGATCGAAAGCATTACCAAACATGTCCCGGATAAATGGGTCGCGTATCGCTTTATGGATGCCTATCTTTTAGATTTTAATCTCCAGAAGGTCCTGCAAAGAAATGCCCACTACCGACTTGTCTATGAGGAAAAGTACGACGGCGATCGCCTGGTCAAATACGGCGAGGTTTTGGAAACAGAATTGGAGATCGGTGGCAAGAAACACCAGCGTAAGTTTGTACGTTTTGAAGGCGGAGGAAGCTACGTCGGTCCGGACGGATTGGGCCACGAAAGGCCTCTTTACTCACCCGTGGCCTACCAGCATTACTCAAGTTTGTATAAACCCAGACGCTTTCATCCGATTAAGAAGCGCCGCCAAGCTCACTTAGGCTTGGACTTTGAACTTCCTGCGGGTCACGCCGTTTATACCGTGCAAAGTGGACGTGTGTTGCGGACTGGGAAAAACCGCGCAGCTGGCAACTTTGTGGTTGTTCGTCACCAAAACGGCCTTGAAAGCTACTACAATCACCTTCAATCCATTTCACCAGAAGTAAAAAAGGGCCGACAGGTCTTCAACGGCCAAAAGCTCGGCACCATCGGCTGCACCGGCTATTGCACCAAAGCTCATTTACATTTTGCAGTGAAAAAGGCCGGCCGTTATCTCAACCCCGCCAAGTACCTCAAGCCTTTCCCCTATAAGGGACAACGCCTCGTCGGCCAACAGTTGGCCCGGTTTGATGAATAG
- a CDS encoding type II toxin-antitoxin system HipA family toxin: protein MAKSKTARKKKTPYKPVDRVEVFIWDIYAGAVALDPKSGFYVFAWDKEFAQRGYELAPLHMPLNEEEEIFVFTGLPIETYKRLPAMLADALPDDFGNALINRYMAEHGINSSQITPLDRLAYMGKRAMGALEFRPNRGPRTQKPSALEMEKLVTTAREVVRGYADTDEHTEAALRSIIEVGTSANGARAKAVISWNPTTDEIRSGQVPAESGFEHWLLKFDGVGEDFELGSSQNYGRIEFAYSLMAKEAKIEIPECRLFEENGRAHFMTRRFDRAGNGTKHHMQSLCAINHIDFKKKSTNSYEQLFMTIRELNLDRENEVEAFRRMVFNVMAMNCDDHSKNFSFLLQRGKKWRLTPAYDITFAYNPKGEWTNQHLMSVNGKYNDIELDDFYEVANRFSIGEAKTIIKEVGNAVKRWPSFAKKARVPADEANRIQKLLKVISTRTEA from the coding sequence GTGGCAAAAAGTAAGACCGCAAGAAAAAAGAAAACACCGTACAAACCCGTAGATCGAGTTGAGGTGTTTATATGGGACATATACGCGGGAGCGGTCGCTCTCGATCCAAAAAGCGGGTTTTATGTCTTCGCATGGGACAAAGAGTTTGCACAAAGGGGCTATGAACTGGCGCCCCTTCATATGCCACTCAACGAAGAAGAGGAGATATTCGTATTTACTGGTCTGCCAATCGAAACCTACAAGCGGTTGCCGGCAATGCTGGCGGATGCCCTGCCTGACGATTTCGGAAATGCCCTAATTAATCGATACATGGCTGAGCACGGTATTAACTCTTCCCAGATAACACCCCTTGATCGCCTCGCCTATATGGGCAAAAGAGCGATGGGCGCCCTAGAATTTAGGCCAAACCGTGGGCCGAGAACACAAAAGCCTTCGGCCTTGGAAATGGAGAAACTCGTCACCACCGCACGAGAAGTTGTCCGGGGGTACGCCGATACCGACGAACATACGGAAGCCGCCCTAAGAAGTATTATTGAGGTTGGTACATCCGCTAATGGTGCGAGAGCAAAAGCTGTTATTTCATGGAATCCAACGACGGATGAAATTCGATCCGGACAAGTACCCGCAGAAAGCGGCTTCGAACATTGGCTCCTGAAGTTCGACGGGGTGGGTGAGGATTTTGAGTTGGGTTCATCACAAAATTATGGACGGATTGAGTTTGCCTATTCTCTCATGGCCAAGGAAGCCAAAATTGAAATTCCAGAATGTCGTTTATTTGAAGAAAATGGGCGCGCCCACTTCATGACAAGGCGATTCGATAGGGCGGGAAACGGCACAAAACACCACATGCAAAGCCTATGTGCCATTAACCATATTGATTTCAAGAAGAAGTCCACGAACAGTTATGAACAATTATTTATGACTATCCGCGAACTAAATCTAGATCGTGAAAATGAAGTAGAGGCCTTTCGCCGCATGGTTTTTAATGTGATGGCAATGAATTGCGACGACCACTCGAAGAACTTTTCATTTCTTTTACAAAGAGGCAAAAAATGGAGGCTAACCCCAGCCTATGACATCACCTTTGCTTACAACCCCAAGGGTGAATGGACCAATCAGCACCTGATGTCGGTCAATGGTAAGTACAATGACATCGAACTCGATGATTTCTATGAAGTCGCCAACAGGTTTTCTATTGGGGAAGCCAAAACGATCATTAAAGAGGTTGGAAACGCTGTAAAACGGTGGCCTTCGTTTGCCAAAAAGGCCCGTGTCCCAGCAGATGAAGCAAATCGAATCCAAAAACTCCTAAAGGTGATATCTACGCGGACGGAGGCATAA
- a CDS encoding helix-turn-helix transcriptional regulator gives MSKQSDGQKVRSTRQLGHVIKRERNTQGFSQNDLAEKSGLRQAGVSLVESGAKGVRLETLFKLLAALDLEIVVQNRKKGQ, from the coding sequence ATGTCTAAGCAATCAGATGGGCAAAAGGTGAGAAGTACCCGGCAACTAGGTCATGTCATAAAGCGGGAGCGAAACACCCAGGGGTTTTCCCAAAACGATCTAGCCGAAAAATCTGGCTTGCGGCAGGCAGGGGTCTCATTAGTTGAGTCAGGAGCGAAGGGCGTCAGACTTGAGACCCTTTTCAAGCTTCTTGCGGCCTTAGATTTAGAGATCGTCGTTCAAAATAGAAAAAAAGGACAATAG